One Mobula hypostoma chromosome 5, sMobHyp1.1, whole genome shotgun sequence DNA segment encodes these proteins:
- the LOC134346895 gene encoding claudin-7-like, whose product MANAGLQMLGFVLALLGWIAVVASTIMPQWKMSSYAGDNIITAQAVYQGLWMNCVFQSTGQMQCKVYDSILALGASLQATRALMVVGIVVGVLALGISTVGMKCTKCGSDDKTRKARIAMGGGIAFILAGLCVLIGASWYGNQIVKDFYNPFTPVNTKYEFGSAIFVNWAGAALVLIGGGMLSCSCPGKGGGYPASYPKSKARSKASSNKEFV is encoded by the exons ATGGCGAACGCGGGGCTTCAGATGTTGGGGTTTGTCCTCGCCTTGCTCGGCTGGATCGCCGTGGTGGCCAGCACCATcatgcctcagtggaaaatgtcGAGTTACGCTGGTGATAACATTATCACGGCGCAGGCGGTGTACCAGGGACTGTGGATGAACTGCGTGTTTCAGAGCACCGGACAAATGCAGTGCAAGGTGTACGACTCCATCCTAGCGCTGGGAG CATCGCTGCAGGCAACCCGAGCGTTAATGGTGGTGGGTATCGTGGTGGGTGTCCTGGCCCTTGGCATCAGCACTGTGGGCATGAAGTGCACCAAGTGTGGGAGTGACGACAAGACCCGGAAAGCCCGCATCGCCATGGGCGGGGGCATCGCCTTCATCCTGGCAG GTCTCTGTGTACTGATTGGCGCCTCCTGGTATGGCAATCAGATTGTGAAAGACTTCTACAACCCATTCACTCCTGTCAACACAAA GTACGAGTTTGGGTCTGCGATCTTTGTCAACTGGGCTGGGGCGGCTCTGGTGCTGATCGGCGGTGGGATGTTGAGTTGCTCCTGTCCCGGTAAGGGTGGTGGCTACCCCGCGTCCTACCCGAAATCCAAGGCTCGCTCCAAGGCCTCCAGCAACAAGGAGTTTGTGTGA